The Aeromicrobium tamlense nucleotide sequence AGCAGCGCAGCACGCCCTCGGCGGCCTGCGCCAGCAGCGCCTTGCCCACCGGCGTGGAGCCCGTGAACGAGAGCTTGCGCAGGCGCAGGTCGGACAGCAGCGGACCGGTGGTGGCCGCGGGATCGGTGGTGGTCAGCACGTTGATGACGCCGGCCGGGACGCCGACCTCCTCGAAGACCTTCGCCACGGCGAGGGTGGTCAGGGGCGTCAGCTCGGCGGGCTTCACGATCGTGGTGCAGCCGGCCGCGAGGGCGGGACCGAGCTTGCGCGTGGCCATCGCGAGCGGGAAGTTCCACGGCGTGATGAGCAGCGAGGGGCCCACCGGACGGCGGTCGACCATCATCTGCAGCTTGCCCGACGGCAGCGTGCCGTAGCGGCCGTCGATGCGCACGGCCTCCTCGGAGAACCAGCGCAGGAACTCGGCACCGTACGCGACCTCGCCGCGCGCCTCGGCCAGCGACTTGCCCATCTCGGCCGTGATCAGCCGGGCGAAGTCGTCGGCGTGAGCGGTGATGAGGTCGAACGCGCCGCGCAGGATGTCGGCACGCTCGCGCGGAGTGGTGGCGCCCCACGCGGCCTGGGCGGCATCGGCGGCGGCGAGGGCGGCCTGGCCGTCGGCGGCAGTGCCCTCGGCGACCTCGGTGATGACCTTGCCCGTGGCGGGGTCCTCCACCGCGAACGTGGCGCCACCGGACGCGGGGGTCCAGCGGCCGTCGAGGTAGAGGTCGGCCGTGCGGCCGGCGAGCAGGGAGTCGATGAACTCGGCGACGCTCACGGTCACTCCTGGGTGAAGTCGATGATCTGGCGCAGCTCGGACCCGTCGGCGAGGTCGTCCATGGCGCGGTTGATGTCGTCGAGCGCGATCGTCGAGCTGACGAGGTGCTCCAGCGGCAGCTGGCCGGCGCGCCACATGTCGACGAAGACGGGGATGTCGCGCTTCGGCACGGCCGAGCCGAGGTAGCTGCCGACGAGCGTCTTGCCCTCGGCGACGAGCGCCAGCGGCGACAGCTCGATCGTGTCGTCGGGCGCGGGCAGGCCCACGGTGATCGTCTTGCCGCCCGGGGCGGTGAGCGCGATTGCCGAGGCGAACACGCGGCCGCTGCCGACGGCCTCGATGACGGCGTCGGCCTTGAAGCCCTTCTCAGCGGCCTCGTCGGGGGTCAGCGCCTCGTGGACGCCGGCCTGCAGCGCGGCCGCGCGCTTGTGGCCGAGCGGGTCGATGCCGACGACGCGCACGCCC carries:
- a CDS encoding NAD-dependent succinate-semialdehyde dehydrogenase, producing the protein MSVAEFIDSLLAGRTADLYLDGRWTPASGGATFAVEDPATGKVITEVAEGTAADGQAALAAADAAQAAWGATTPRERADILRGAFDLITAHADDFARLITAEMGKSLAEARGEVAYGAEFLRWFSEEAVRIDGRYGTLPSGKLQMMVDRRPVGPSLLITPWNFPLAMATRKLGPALAAGCTTIVKPAELTPLTTLAVAKVFEEVGVPAGVINVLTTTDPAATTGPLLSDLRLRKLSFTGSTPVGKALLAQAAEGVLRCSMELGGSAPFIVFEDADLDAAVEGAIAAKTRNIGEACTAANRFLVHRDVHDEFVERFAARMGALRVGAGDEPSTDLGPLIDDRSRVRVHGLVTDAVERGARVVVGGDLPDGPGHFYPATVLAGVSAEARVVTEEIFGPVAPVQVFSDEDEAVALANSTEYGLVGYVYTPDLDRVMRVAPRLQFGMLGVNAGVVSDPAAPFGGVKHSGLGREGGREGIDEYLEYQYVGIAR